The Anopheles coluzzii chromosome 2, AcolN3, whole genome shotgun sequence genome window below encodes:
- the LOC120949870 gene encoding 1-acyl-sn-glycerol-3-phosphate acyltransferase gamma-like, protein MAGFLSMLKQSTLVHLCFAISFFTSGLIINTVQCILYVGLKPFNKHLYRTIGYYLCYSFYSQLVFLADWWSDTKLNVYASDEDMKYCGTEHVLLLMNHTYEIDWLLGWMFCEKVRVLGNCKAYAKKVIQYIPTIGWAWKFAEFVFLERSFEKDREIIGRQINEILDYPDPVWLLLNAEGTRFTEQKHEASVKFAQEKGMVPLKHHLIPRTKGFTASLPFLREKCPAVLDIQLAISKDSKVKPTIFNILNGKQIEAHLCVRRFPTGTLPEREEDAAVWLQDLFREKDRMQDSFHRTGSFFTDSGVAERPKLQLHRRPTTLVNTAFWVVATLTPMLYYLVMLLFSGEILYFSIGAGILFAFYMLMVKAIGMSKISKASSYGAEKLKNGHSPTHEPVEPTAAESSKDK, encoded by the exons atggcAGGCTTTCTGTCGATGCTCAAGCAGTCGACGCTTGTACACCTTTGCTTTGCGATTTCATTCTTTACCTCCGGGCTGATCATCAACACCGTACAGTGCATCCTGTACGTCGGGCTGAAGCCGTTCAACAAGCATCTCTATCGAACGATCGGTTACTATCTTTGCTATTCGTTTTACTCCC AGCTTGTCTTTCTGGCCGACTGGTGGTCGGACACGAAGCTAAACGTGTACGCTAGCGACGAGGACATGAAGTACTGCGGCACCGagcacgtgctgctgctgatgaaccACACGTACGAGATCGACTGGCTGCTCGGGTGGATGTTCTGCGAGAAGGTGCGCGTGCTGGGCAACTGCAAAGCGTACGCGAAGAAGGTCATCCAGTACATACCCACCATCGGGTGGGCGTGGAAGTTTGCCGAGTTTGTGTTTCTCGAGCGCTCGTTCGAGAAGGATCGGGAAATCATTGGCCGGCAGATTAACGAAATCCTCGACTATCCCGACCCggtgtggctgctgctgaacgCGGAAGGTACGCGCTTTACCGAGCAGAAGCACGAAGCGTCGGTGAAGTTTGCGCAGGAGAAGGGTATGGTGCCGCTGAAGCATCATCTGATCCCTCGCACGAAGGGTTTCACCGCGAGCTTGCCGTTTCTGCGCGAAAAGTGTCCGGCCGTGCTGGACATTCAGCTGGCCATTAGCAAGGACTCGAAG GTTAAGCCGACGATTTTCAACATCCTGAACGGCAAACAGATCGAGGCGCACTTGTGCGTGCGCCGTTTCCCCACCGGGACGCTGCCGGAGCGCGAGGAAGACGCCGCCGTCTGGCTGCAGGATCTGTTCCGCGAGAAGGACCGAATGCAGGACAGCTTCCACCGGACCGGTAGCTTCTTTACCGATTCCGGCGTGGCCGAGCGGCCCAAGCTGCAGCTGCACCGCCGACCGACGACGCTCGTCAATACTGCCTTCTGGGTGGTGGCCACCCTTACCCCGATGCTCTACTACctggtgatgctgctgttcaGTGGCGAGATTCTGTACTTTTCGATCGGTGCCGGCATTCTCTTTGCCT TTTACATGCTGATGGTGAAGGCGATCGGTATGTCCAAGATCAGCAAAGCTTCGTCGTACGGTGCGGAAAAGCTGAAAAATGGCCACAGTCCCACCCACGAACCGGTGGAACCGACCGCTGCCGAATCGTCCAAGGATAAGTAG